The Muricauda sp. SCSIO 65647 genome includes a region encoding these proteins:
- a CDS encoding RNA polymerase sigma factor RpoD/SigA produces the protein MRQLKITKQVTNRETASLDKYLQEIGKVDLITAEEEVELAQRIKAGDQIALEKLTKANLRFVVSVAKQYQNQGLTLPDLINEGNLGLIKAAQRFDETRGFKFISYAVWWIRQSILQALAEQSRIVRLPLNKIGSINKINKTFAYLEQAHERVPSAEEIAKELDMTVEDVKQSLKNSGRHVSMDAPLIDGEDSNLYDVLRSGESPNPDKELLHESLRTEIERALETLTPREADVIRLYFGLAGQHSMTLEEIGETFDLTRERVRQIKEKAIRRLKHTSRSKILKTYLG, from the coding sequence ATGAGACAGTTAAAGATCACAAAACAGGTTACCAATAGGGAAACCGCTTCGTTGGACAAGTATCTTCAAGAAATCGGCAAGGTTGATTTGATCACTGCCGAAGAAGAGGTAGAATTGGCACAACGCATCAAGGCCGGTGACCAAATCGCCCTTGAGAAATTGACCAAGGCAAACTTGCGGTTCGTGGTATCTGTGGCCAAACAATACCAAAACCAAGGTCTGACCTTGCCAGATTTGATCAACGAAGGAAATTTAGGCTTGATCAAGGCCGCACAGCGTTTCGACGAGACCCGCGGTTTCAAGTTCATCTCATATGCCGTTTGGTGGATCCGCCAATCCATTTTGCAAGCATTGGCAGAACAATCGCGTATCGTTCGCTTGCCCTTGAACAAAATCGGTTCCATCAACAAAATCAACAAAACCTTCGCCTACTTGGAGCAGGCCCATGAACGTGTGCCCTCAGCGGAAGAAATAGCCAAAGAGTTGGATATGACGGTCGAAGATGTAAAACAGTCATTAAAAAATTCTGGTCGCCATGTTTCCATGGATGCCCCGTTGATCGATGGTGAAGACTCAAACCTTTATGATGTACTGCGAAGTGGAGAATCACCAAATCCTGATAAGGAATTGTTGCATGAATCACTGCGCACCGAGATAGAAAGGGCATTGGAAACCTTAACGCCAAGGGAGGCTGATGTCATTCGACTGTACTTCGGTCTGGCCGGTCAGCATTCGATGACCTTGGAAGAAATCGGCGAAACCTTTGATTTGACCCGTGAGCGCGTGCGCCAAATCAAGGAAAAAGCCATCAGAAGACTGAAACATACGTCTAGAAGCAAGATTTTGAAGACCTATCTAGGGTGA
- a CDS encoding leishmanolysin-related zinc metalloendopeptidase has protein sequence MAFTIEIRFLGGLTDAQIAVFETAANRWSQIITENLPPVRLPNGEIVNDVRIDAQGGNIDGPSGILGQAGPTQLQSGSLLPATGMMRFDSADLARMEAENSLLNVIVHEMGHVLGFGTLWSERFLGLIIGEGSDNPKFVGKNAVKEYMALTSDENSEYVPLANTGGTGTRDGHWRERVFDNELMTGFIDSGDNPLSRLSIAAFEDMGYTVDYGAADEYKLPDAEILALKVLRKSHQCRMCSTKIMRIDPIILPKSAFL, from the coding sequence ATGGCATTTACCATCGAAATACGGTTTTTGGGAGGGTTGACCGATGCGCAAATAGCGGTTTTTGAAACCGCGGCCAATCGATGGTCACAGATTATTACCGAAAACCTACCTCCCGTACGACTGCCAAATGGTGAAATAGTGAACGATGTACGCATCGATGCCCAAGGCGGCAATATTGATGGCCCGTCGGGCATCTTGGGCCAGGCAGGGCCCACGCAATTACAATCCGGTTCATTGCTGCCGGCCACTGGTATGATGCGATTTGATAGTGCCGATTTGGCACGGATGGAGGCTGAAAACAGCCTTTTGAACGTCATCGTACATGAAATGGGCCATGTTTTGGGTTTTGGCACCTTATGGTCTGAACGATTCTTGGGGCTGATCATCGGTGAGGGGTCTGACAATCCCAAATTTGTGGGAAAAAATGCGGTTAAAGAATATATGGCCCTTACCAGTGATGAAAATTCTGAATACGTGCCCCTGGCCAATACAGGTGGTACGGGGACCCGTGATGGACATTGGCGAGAACGAGTCTTTGACAATGAACTGATGACCGGTTTTATCGATAGTGGCGATAATCCGCTGAGTCGATTGTCAATTGCCGCTTTTGAAGATATGGGGTATACAGTTGACTATGGTGCCGCCGATGAATACAAACTGCCCGATGCAGAAATCTTGGCCTTAAAAGTACTTCGAAAAAGTCACCAATGTAGAATGTGCAGTACCAAAATCATGCGCATCGACCCCATTATTCTGCCAAAAAGTGCCTTTCTGTAA
- the rpe gene encoding ribulose-phosphate 3-epimerase, giving the protein MDSKIVAPSLLAADFANLQRDIEMVNQSDADWFHLDIMDGVFVPNISFGMPVVKAMAKHAEKPLDVHLMIIDPDRYVKTFAELGAAVLSVHYEASPHLHRTLQAIKAENMKAGVAINPHTAVHLLEDTIQDIDLVCMMSVNPGFGGQSFIENTYKKVSDLKNIIEKRNAKTLIEIDGGVNADNISKLADAGADVFVAGSFVFKSESPTETIKTLKQKVA; this is encoded by the coding sequence ATGGATTCAAAAATAGTCGCTCCTTCCCTATTGGCAGCCGATTTTGCCAACTTACAACGAGATATTGAGATGGTCAACCAAAGTGATGCCGATTGGTTTCATCTAGATATCATGGACGGGGTATTTGTGCCCAATATTTCTTTTGGCATGCCCGTGGTCAAAGCCATGGCCAAACATGCCGAAAAACCATTGGATGTACACCTGATGATCATCGATCCAGACCGCTATGTCAAAACCTTTGCCGAGTTGGGTGCAGCTGTGCTTTCCGTTCACTATGAGGCCAGCCCACACCTGCACCGTACGCTTCAGGCCATCAAGGCAGAAAATATGAAAGCAGGGGTGGCCATCAATCCGCATACCGCCGTACACCTTTTGGAAGATACCATACAAGACATAGACCTGGTATGTATGATGAGCGTCAATCCTGGTTTCGGTGGGCAATCATTTATTGAGAACACCTATAAAAAGGTCAGCGACCTAAAAAACATCATCGAAAAAAGAAATGCCAAAACCCTCATCGAAATCGATGGTGGTGTCAATGCCGATAATATCAGCAAACTTGCCGATGCAGGTGCCGATGTGTTCGTGGCGGGCAGCTTTGTCTTCAAAAGCGAGAGTCCGACCGAAACCATTAAAACCCTCAAGCAAAAGGTTGCCTAA
- a CDS encoding YpdA family putative bacillithiol disulfide reductase, producing MQQFDVIIIGGGPIGIACGLEAKKRGLTYLIIEKGPIVNSLFNYPINMQFFSSSEKLEIDEIPFISKDAKPKRNEALEYYRRIVVSNQLNIHLFEKVVDVVKKEARFTVETDKDRYTAKNIIVATGFYDLPNNIEVPGEQLPKVSHYYKDPHFYASQKLVVIGASNSAVDAALECWRKGSEVTMVVREPEIGQRVKYWVRPDILNRIEEGSIKAYFNSNVTEIKEKEIVVKTPEGEVVLENDFVLALTGYRPDFKFLQQLGIELSDDEKRLPNYDPDTMETNVDGLYLAGVICGGMETHKWFIENSRIHAPIIINSILKKK from the coding sequence ATGCAGCAATTTGACGTCATCATAATAGGGGGTGGCCCCATCGGTATTGCGTGTGGACTGGAGGCCAAGAAAAGGGGACTCACCTATCTTATCATCGAAAAAGGGCCCATTGTCAATTCATTGTTCAATTACCCCATCAACATGCAGTTTTTCTCGTCTTCTGAAAAATTGGAAATCGATGAAATACCCTTTATCAGTAAAGATGCCAAACCAAAACGCAATGAGGCCTTAGAATATTACCGCCGAATCGTGGTCTCGAACCAACTGAACATCCATCTGTTCGAAAAGGTGGTAGATGTCGTCAAAAAAGAGGCACGCTTCACCGTTGAAACGGACAAAGACCGGTACACCGCCAAAAACATCATTGTGGCCACAGGTTTCTATGACCTCCCGAACAATATCGAGGTACCGGGCGAACAGCTTCCCAAGGTTTCCCATTATTATAAAGACCCCCATTTTTACGCCAGTCAGAAATTGGTTGTTATCGGGGCCAGCAATTCTGCGGTCGATGCGGCTTTGGAGTGTTGGCGAAAAGGTAGTGAAGTGACCATGGTGGTCAGGGAACCCGAAATTGGGCAACGCGTCAAATATTGGGTCAGGCCAGATATTCTGAACAGGATCGAAGAAGGAAGCATCAAGGCCTACTTCAATTCAAATGTCACCGAAATCAAAGAAAAAGAGATTGTCGTCAAAACCCCTGAGGGCGAAGTCGTTTTGGAAAATGACTTTGTGCTTGCCCTCACAGGCTATAGGCCAGATTTTAAGTTTCTGCAACAATTGGGCATTGAGCTCTCAGACGATGAAAAACGATTGCCCAATTACGACCCTGACACTATGGAAACCAATGTAGATGGGCTATATCTGGCCGGGGTCATCTGTGGTGGTATGGAGACCCATAAATGGTTTATCGAGAATTCGCGCATTCATGCCCCCATCATCATCAATTCCATTCTGAAAAAGAAATAG